In Candidatus Binataceae bacterium, a single window of DNA contains:
- a CDS encoding ferredoxin family protein, translating into MPWTITRLCRDCIDTGCVSVCPVDCIYEYTGSDTEKFPNQLYIHPDECIDCGACEPECPWQAIFEEPGVPDPLKDDIDLNHAMVDIMDQFKVRAFEQKEHPTPEQIAENKKKWGLDPNS; encoded by the coding sequence ATGCCCTGGACGATTACCCGGCTTTGCCGCGATTGTATCGACACCGGATGCGTGAGTGTGTGCCCGGTCGATTGCATCTATGAATACACCGGCTCGGATACCGAGAAATTTCCCAACCAGCTCTACATCCATCCCGACGAATGCATCGATTGCGGCGCCTGCGAGCCGGAATGTCCATGGCAGGCGATTTTCGAAGAGCCCGGGGTGCCCGACCCGCTCAAGGACGATATCGATCTGAATCACGCGATGGTCGACATCATGGATCAGTTCAAGGTGAGAGCCTTCGAGCAGAAAGAGCATCCCACCCCAGAGCAAATCGCCGAGAACAAGAAGAAATGGGGTCTCGACCCTAACTCCTGA